The DNA region TTATCGCCTCCGACATCAAAGAGCCGCACGGTAAAAGGGCGTGGAGCCAGCTCAGCAGCAATTTGTCGGTAGTAATCTGTTTGTTCCTCTTCACTAGGGGTGTCGCCCCCTGCGATGAAAAGCGTTTCGCTACGGAAAAGACCCACGCCTTCCGAGCCAAATTTTTCTAAGGAGGGCAGCTCTTCTTTGAAGTCAATGTTGGAATAAATGTAGATACGCCGCCCGCAGGCAGTTTTGGTTTCGCTTTTCGTAAGACCAGCACTCAGTGCAGTAAGTTTGCGTTTGGCTTTGCGTTCATAAAGTGCCAGTGTCTCAGGAGAAGGGTGAAGCACCACATTGCCGTCGTAACCATCAATCAGAATCATCTCGCCAGTGCGCACCTTTTCGGCAATATCGTGTAACCCCACTACCATTGGCACACCAAGCGACTGGCAGATAAGAGCGGCATGGGAGGTAGCGCCGCCGCTTTCGGTGGCGCAACCGAGCATTTGTTGGCGGCTGAAGAGAATCACATCAGCGGGGGTCAGCATCGTGGAAATCACAATAGAACGCTCAGGAATGCGAGAGATAATTTGACCTGAACGCAGGTTGCGAATGATACGCTCTTTCAAGTCTTGGAAGTCATCGACGCGCTCGCGGAATAAGTCTTCATTGGCGGCTAGCATCGCTTGTTGATACTTGGTGATTTCCTCGCTGGCAATCATTTCAGCGCTGCGCCGTTCCTCGCGAATCCGCTGCTCTATTGTCCGAATGAAAAGTTCATCGTGCAGCATCATAATTTGTGCAGTAAAAATCTCCGAGTGGGCTTTGCCGATCTTTTGCTCGGTAATCAACGCAATTTTCTCGAGCTCCTTCTCAGAGCGCTTGAGAGCGAGGTGCAGACGCTCAATCTCTGCATTGAGGTCATTGACCGCTTGGTCGTGGCTATGAAGCGTGATTTTGCTGCGCTCAAAGACATAAATCG from Chloroherpetonaceae bacterium includes:
- the ptsP gene encoding phosphoenolpyruvate--protein phosphotransferase, producing the protein MESQALIAQPPREVFLNGVPASKGIASGTIYVFERSKITLHSHDQAVNDLNAEIERLHLALKRSEKELEKIALITEQKIGKAHSEIFTAQIMMLHDELFIRTIEQRIREERRSAEMIASEEITKYQQAMLAANEDLFRERVDDFQDLKERIIRNLRSGQIISRIPERSIVISTMLTPADVILFSRQQMLGCATESGGATSHAALICQSLGVPMVVGLHDIAEKVRTGEMILIDGYDGNVVLHPSPETLALYERKAKRKLTALSAGLTKSETKTACGRRIYIYSNIDFKEELPSLEKFGSEGVGLFRSETLFIAGGDTPSEEEQTDYYRQIAAELAPRPFTVRLFDVGGDKFLFASYKEANPNLGWRGVRILLDIPELLENQLRALLRANQHGNIQVMIPMVSSVEEVRAVKKVLSKVESDLRKQKLLAKQPFMLGAMIEVPSAVEMIEELAQELEFFSIGTNDLMQYTVAVDRNNEVVQSLYNRVHPALVRMIARIIKAARKYRRRVSMCGEMAANALVTPLLLGLGLREFSVASSNIPEIKHVISRTHLSDAKDLAAQCLKLATASEIEQTLRTFKAHYQL